A genomic region of bacterium contains the following coding sequences:
- a CDS encoding ATPase, T2SS/T4P/T4SS family yields the protein MSAKARKEKSVTLEALLKTMIKRGASDLHLVPGSPPRLRKDGKIVPIFKTSLSPAETEIHCLGLLNEDQKKRLSRDKSLNISFGISGLARFRASLYYQKGSICGTFKEIIKDIMPAQQLELPSTFFELLDKRSGLMLITGPAGSGRSTVWAAAIDFLNERRSLHIRTIEDPISFLFQHKKSMVTQVEIASDVPSVRQALAAAQEHNADVVGISDLDSLDAFTGSLQLAESGVLVIGCAQASSCQSCVSNLLELVPDSCTSSVRNSLARNLIGITCQYLVVKKDGQGRALAMELLVATPDVQQMIRNDTQMLYSLMESGTAGMQTKDQALLELYKKDQIDFGTAFDMMEDPAGLIRAG from the coding sequence ATGTCTGCCAAGGCTAGAAAAGAGAAGTCGGTTACGCTTGAGGCCTTGCTCAAAACGATGATCAAGCGTGGCGCTTCTGATTTACATCTGGTTCCGGGGTCGCCTCCGCGGCTGCGCAAAGATGGCAAAATCGTGCCGATCTTTAAGACCTCTCTTTCCCCTGCTGAAACAGAGATACATTGCCTGGGCCTGCTGAACGAAGACCAGAAGAAGCGTTTGTCGAGGGATAAGTCGCTGAACATCAGCTTCGGGATAAGCGGGCTGGCGAGGTTCCGGGCAAGCCTCTACTACCAGAAGGGCAGCATCTGTGGCACCTTCAAGGAGATAATTAAGGACATCATGCCCGCCCAGCAGCTCGAACTACCATCGACTTTCTTCGAGCTCCTCGACAAGAGGTCGGGACTCATGCTCATAACCGGCCCGGCCGGCTCGGGCAGGTCAACTGTCTGGGCGGCGGCAATCGATTTTCTGAACGAGCGCAGGAGCTTGCATATAAGGACGATCGAAGACCCTATCTCGTTTCTTTTCCAGCACAAGAAGAGCATGGTAACGCAGGTGGAAATAGCCTCAGACGTGCCCTCAGTTCGGCAGGCACTCGCGGCGGCGCAGGAGCACAATGCAGATGTGGTCGGCATCTCTGATCTTGACTCGCTGGATGCGTTTACAGGATCGCTGCAGCTTGCGGAGAGTGGGGTTCTGGTTATCGGGTGTGCGCAGGCCTCGAGCTGCCAGTCGTGCGTGAGCAATCTGCTCGAACTCGTTCCTGACAGCTGCACTAGCTCCGTCCGAAACAGCCTCGCCAGGAATCTCATAGGGATAACATGCCAATATCTCGTGGTCAAGAAGGACGGCCAGGGCCGGGCGCTCGCTATGGAGCTGCTCGTCGCGACGCCTGACGTTCAGCAGATGATCAGGAACGATACCCAGATGCTCTATTCGCTGATGGAATCGGGCACTGCGGGGATGCAGACCAAGGACCAAGCCTTGCTGGAGCTCTACAAGAAAGACCAGATAGATTTCGGGACCGCATTCGACATGATGGAAGACCCCGCTGGACTCATCAGGGCGGGATAG
- a CDS encoding radical SAM protein — MAIVSSRRIRTLGQILRASKASWLIALAAKEAARRIAGWPRCLLVEASTECNLSCPWCEDVFDLSGRKRKFMSADDFASVMRHVSRHVTAVTFVRTGEPLMNPDILRMIDEARKRSLVVTLNSNLATLGQAMIDELIDLAPHRIVTTLISAERDEYEAKQVGAKFERTISNIAAICSGRRERKRHFPLVEVQLIATKTSVKQIDAFRRIVERIGCDSAYVKPMRIDTARDDETYRRIHVDDLPVGHEVCNYELDSAGRPILKCQEVCPQSENIYVTADGDVFPCLFAFGNLEPYGNLISDGWRSVWRGSGLRGDKRRRLRGRGHPMCASCIPSREISRPVLGQ, encoded by the coding sequence ATGGCGATCGTATCTTCCAGACGGATCAGGACTCTGGGGCAGATTCTGCGAGCGTCGAAGGCCTCGTGGCTGATCGCGCTTGCGGCGAAGGAGGCGGCCCGGCGAATAGCTGGGTGGCCGCGATGTCTCTTGGTCGAGGCATCCACCGAGTGTAACCTCAGCTGCCCCTGGTGCGAGGACGTGTTCGATCTGTCGGGCAGAAAACGCAAGTTCATGTCAGCTGATGATTTCGCATCCGTAATGAGACACGTGAGCCGCCACGTCACCGCCGTAACGTTCGTAAGGACCGGCGAGCCACTCATGAATCCCGATATTCTTAGAATGATAGATGAGGCGCGCAAGAGGAGCCTGGTTGTTACGCTCAACTCAAACCTCGCCACGCTGGGCCAGGCAATGATCGACGAGCTGATCGACCTTGCGCCTCATCGAATCGTAACGACGCTCATCTCGGCCGAGCGGGATGAATACGAGGCGAAACAGGTGGGGGCCAAGTTTGAAAGGACGATCTCAAACATCGCCGCGATATGTTCGGGACGGCGTGAACGGAAGCGGCATTTCCCGTTGGTCGAGGTCCAGCTGATCGCGACCAAGACCAGTGTGAAACAGATCGATGCGTTCAGACGGATTGTCGAACGGATAGGCTGTGATTCGGCTTACGTCAAGCCAATGAGGATTGACACTGCGCGGGACGACGAGACGTATCGCAGGATTCACGTCGATGATCTTCCGGTCGGGCACGAGGTCTGCAACTACGAGCTCGATTCGGCGGGGCGGCCGATTCTGAAGTGTCAGGAGGTTTGTCCACAGTCGGAGAACATCTACGTGACGGCAGACGGCGACGTCTTCCCATGCCTCTTCGCGTTCGGGAATCTTGAACCTTACGGCAACCTCATCAGCGACGGCTGGCGCTCTGTCTGGAGAGGGAGCGGCCTTCGGGGTGATAAGCGGCGGAGGCTGCGCGGCCGCGGCCATCCAATGTGCGCAAGCTGCATCCCCAGCAGGGAGATCAGCCGCCCCGTGTTGGGACAGTGA
- a CDS encoding YgiT-type zinc finger protein: MRCVVCGSEMVSTKTDLPFKVGPSSIVISKELPVQSCTRCQEFALEDAIMEKVDKILASVDESLELEVVHFAA, encoded by the coding sequence GTGAGATGCGTCGTTTGTGGCTCTGAGATGGTCAGTACCAAGACTGACCTTCCATTCAAGGTAGGGCCATCGTCTATTGTCATCAGCAAGGAACTGCCGGTTCAATCTTGCACAAGATGCCAGGAGTTCGCCCTGGAAGACGCCATCATGGAGAAGGTTGATAAAATACTGGCCTCCGTTGACGAGTCGCTGGAGCTTGAGGTCGTTCACTTCGCCGCTTGA
- a CDS encoding nucleotidyltransferase domain-containing protein, which translates to MNYHGIDIPRDRIAEFCRKWKVTELSLFGSVLREDFGPESDVDVLVTLAEDAPWSLFEWVDMIDELKVVFGQDVDLVEKSGLRNPFRRHEILKHMKVVYAA; encoded by the coding sequence ATGAACTATCACGGGATAGACATACCGCGAGACAGGATCGCGGAGTTCTGCCGCAAGTGGAAGGTTACCGAGTTGTCGCTTTTCGGGTCGGTGCTTCGCGAGGATTTCGGTCCGGAAAGCGATGTGGACGTGCTGGTTACCTTGGCTGAAGATGCGCCGTGGAGCCTTTTTGAATGGGTTGATATGATAGACGAGCTGAAGGTTGTTTTCGGGCAAGATGTGGACCTGGTGGAGAAATCCGGTCTTAGGAATCCTTTTCGCCGGCATGAGATACTGAAGCACATGAAGGTGGTCTATGCGGCCTGA
- a CDS encoding DNA methyltransferase, which translates to MIPTQHPTGQESRPARGQFYNEDCIEGCKRHVPDGTVDLIITDPPYGIAGDKLHQHYNRKEGFVLDGYIEVPADEYADFSLRWLEQAARILRPGGALYVFSGYTNLVHVLKALRVVGLEEVNHIIWKYNFGVYTKRKYISSHYHIMYYKKPGGRVTFNTYCRYGADERDDNGSENYRDREDVWIINREYKPGQRKNKNELPKQLLIKLIQYSSNEGDLVCDLFLGSFSTAKVAMGLNRRAIGFEKSKVAFDYQIDEVAKIEPGSLLPALKIPQQSQLPNQGKPWTEEEKERLWRRYLRLIQVHRTKKRVIELLCDEFGRGRFALSKVISQIRGSSTDYTDSAD; encoded by the coding sequence ATGATTCCAACTCAACATCCGACAGGGCAGGAGTCCCGGCCAGCAAGAGGCCAATTCTACAATGAGGATTGCATCGAGGGCTGCAAGAGGCATGTCCCCGATGGCACGGTCGATCTGATAATCACTGACCCTCCTTATGGTATCGCCGGTGATAAGCTCCACCAGCACTACAACCGCAAGGAGGGATTTGTTCTTGATGGCTACATCGAGGTTCCGGCCGATGAATACGCTGACTTTAGCTTGCGGTGGCTGGAGCAGGCGGCGAGGATTCTGCGGCCGGGTGGTGCGCTTTATGTGTTTTCAGGATATACGAACCTTGTTCACGTTCTCAAAGCGCTGCGTGTGGTGGGTTTGGAGGAGGTAAACCATATTATATGGAAATATAATTTCGGCGTCTATACTAAGCGGAAATACATCTCCTCACACTACCACATCATGTACTACAAAAAGCCCGGCGGCCGTGTAACCTTCAACACCTACTGCCGATATGGCGCTGACGAGCGCGATGACAACGGCTCCGAGAACTACCGTGACAGAGAGGACGTCTGGATAATCAACAGGGAATATAAGCCTGGCCAGCGAAAGAACAAGAACGAGCTCCCTAAGCAGCTGCTCATCAAGCTCATCCAATACAGCAGCAACGAGGGAGACCTGGTCTGCGACCTTTTTTTGGGCAGCTTCTCCACCGCGAAGGTTGCCATGGGCCTCAACAGACGGGCCATAGGGTTCGAGAAGAGCAAGGTGGCGTTCGACTATCAGATCGACGAAGTGGCCAAGATCGAGCCGGGCTCCCTGCTGCCTGCGCTAAAGATCCCACAGCAGAGCCAATTGCCCAATCAGGGCAAGCCCTGGACTGAAGAGGAGAAAGAGCGGTTGTGGCGGCGCTATCTGAGGTTAATCCAGGTTCATCGCACGAAAAAGAGGGTCATCGAGCTCCTCTGCGATGAGTTTGGCCGAGGCAGGTTTGCCCTCTCTAAGGTTATTAGCCAGATAAGAGGCTCATCCACAGATTACACAGATTCCGCAGATTAA